The Erigeron canadensis isolate Cc75 chromosome 4, C_canadensis_v1, whole genome shotgun sequence genome window below encodes:
- the LOC122597009 gene encoding uncharacterized protein LOC122597009, translating to MTSHIWAILNNRESLWVKWVYDYKLKGRSFWDIPLHSGVSWGWRKLLQLRPNIRPHIRSQIGNGMDTSIWFDSWCPSSPTIQHVTPRAIASTGFSMQNTVADLYENGEWKFPVAWYDLFPVLISLPSLHLQDRSDSLLWRDHLDRDMNYSSTNVWDTIRHKGNVVTWVNLVWFPQCIPRHAFHLWLVMRKKLKTQDRMKYWDAGSETNLRLMCCSFCQRGLDSHSHLFFECEFSSLVWNEVKSLADLQHLPNQWEAIVSWMIAQQQQNTAQIIIAKLVLAAVSYFVWQERNNRLFSTKKRSAMALVEVIKYTVRLKLLSMRFKNTNRVQHLLEKWKLPRRLTFDNG from the coding sequence ATGACTTCGCATATATGGGCTATTCTGAATAATCGTGAGTCCTTGTGGGTTAAGTGGGTTTATGATTATAAGCTTAAAGGCCGTAGTTTCTGGGATATCCCTTTACATTCTGGGGTTAGCTGGGGGTGGCGTAAACTTCTACAACTACGCCCTAATATACGTCCCCATATTCGATCACAAATTGGTAATGGTATGGATACATCTATATGGTTTGATAGCTGGTGCCCGTCTAGCCCAACTATTCAACATGTAACTCCTAGAGCAATTGCTAGCACAGGTTTCTCTATGCAAAATACTGTAGCAGATCTGTACGAGAATGGTGAGTGGAAGTTTCCTGTTGCTTGGTATGACTTATTTCCGGTACTCATCAGCCTTCCTTCTTTACACTTACAGGATAGGTCTGATTCATTATTATGGCGTGACCATCTCGATCGTGACATGAATTATTCATCTACTAATGTTTGGGATACTATTCGTCATAAGGGTAATGTAGTTACGTGGGTGAATTTGGTCTGGTTTCCTCAATGCATTCCAAGGCATGCTTTTCATTTGTGGCTGGTCATGCGCAAAAAACTCAAAACtcaggatagaatgaagtattggGATGCAGGAAGTGAAACAAATTTGCGTTTGATGTGTTGTTCTTTTTGTCAACGAGGGTTGGATTCTCACTCACATTTGTTCTTTGAATGTGAATTTTCTTCATTAGTTTGGAATGAAGTAAAGTCGCTTGCTGATCTTCAACACCTCCCGAATCAATGGGAGGCTATTGTTTCATGGATGATTGCGCAACAGCAGCAAAATACAGCACAAATTATTATTGCTAAACTAGTGCTAGCTGCGGTGTCTTATTTTGTTTGGCAGGAACGTAATAATCGATTGTTTTCTACTAAAAAACGTTCTGCCATGGCACTTGTGGAGGTGATTAAGTATACGGTGAGGTTAAAGCTTCTTTCTATGCGTTTCAAGAATACAAATCGGGTGCAACACTTGCTTGAGAAATGGAAGTTACCAAGAAGGCTGACTTTTGATAATGGCTAA
- the LOC122597008 gene encoding uncharacterized protein LOC122597008, whose product MDTTNLFPNKLSSNDAVSMIRAITDNEVKDALFSMGDDKSPRPDGFSAAFFKAALDVIGTDVMAAVKDFFHSGKLLKELNHTIIALIPKVAAPARVTDFRPISLCNVLFKCITKIIVNRMKESLKSLISENQSAFVPGRRISDNILLVQELMHNYHLDLGPPRCAFKVDIQKAYDTVDWGFLKTILIEFGFNERMVAWIMECVSSTTFSISINGMVHGYFHGKRGLHQGDPLSPYLFTLVMEVLTLMLKRQVTLSGTFRYHKHCSDVAIINLCFADDLFIFLHGDSDSARVIMNGLNEFKNVSGLQPSLPKIFALPSRVIHEIEQMMRNFLWSQGSVKRGASKVAWEDVCLPKEEGGLGIRRLATFNTALLSAHIWSIISLKESLWVRWIHTYELRGKSFWEVPLKGCVTWGWRKLLQARNQVRPFFYTQIGDGLSTSAWYDNWCYGPLISHISPRIINNVGFHLNTKVAEVIDNEVWAWPTSWNTFFPNLVPFPLVNGVTDRVFWKNRYGLLLQFSVSVAWEDLRQRSNEVSWHRLVWFPQYILKHSFILWLVMRRRLKTQDLLQQWDVSTSNASPLCSLCGHVADSHDHLFFECDFSSKVWDSLKIKAELQGTSHEWKSIITNMSGRASSNSIANVVSKLLLAATTYYVWQERNQRLFGSNRRTTHQLVDAIVHTVRLKLMTCRFKKTRRVERFLSAWDLPVSLLCCMDCLEEIFLNPNAPEGVNDEFVYEEPDDEFESPDVRAEFDYDHDVFYTKEVFDTHIDLVD is encoded by the exons ATGGATACTACTAATCTTTTTCCTAATAAGCTATCTTCTAATGATGCGGTTTCTATGATTCGTGCCATTACTGATAATGAGGTTAAGGATGCATTGTTTTCGATGGGGGATGATAAGTCGCCAAGACCTGACGGTTTTTCTGCTGCTTTCTTTAAGGCAGCCTTGGATGTAATTGGGACTGATGTAATGGCTGCAGTTAAGGATTTTTTTCATTCTGGTAAACTTTTGAAGGAACTCAACCACACTATTATTGCGTTGATTCCAAAGGTGGCTGCTCCTGCTCGTGTCACTGATTTTAGGCCTATATCTCTTTGTAATGTATTGTTTAAATGCATTACAAAGATTATAGTCAATAGGATGAAAGAGAGCTTGAAGTCTTTAATTAGTGAGAACCAGTCTGCTTTCGTTCCTGGTAGAAGGATATCTGATAATATTTTACTAGTTCAGGAACTTATGCATAATTATCATCTAGATCTAGGTCCTCCACGATGTGCTTTTAAAGTAGACATTCAAAAAGCTTATGATACTGTTGATTGGGGCTttttgaaaactattttgatTGAGTTTGGGTTTAATGAGCGTATGGTGGCATGGATAATGGAATGTGTTTCATCGACTACTTTCTCTATTAGTATTAATGGGATGGTTCATGGATATTTTCATGGAAAAAGGGGTCTTCATCAAGGTGATCCGCTTTCTCCATATTTGTTCACCTTAGTAATGGAGGTTCTTACTCTTATGCTGAAACGACAGGTTACACTCTCTGGTACTTTTAGATATCATAAACATTGCTCGGATGTTGCTATTATTAATCTTTGCTTTGCGGATGATTTGTTTATTTTCCTCCATGGTGATTCTGATTCTGCTCGTGTTATTATGAATGGTTTGAACGAGTTTAAGAATGTTTCTGGTCTACAGCCTAGCCTTCCCAAGA TTTTTGCTCTTCCTAGTCGAGTTATACATGAAATTGAACAAATGATGCGCAATTTTTTATGGAGTCAAGGGTCTGTAAAAAGGGGTGCATCGAAGGTTGCATGGGAAGATGTTTGTTTGCCAAAAGAGGAAGGGGGTCTTGGTATACGAAGACTTGCTACTTTCAATACTGCTCTTCTCTCTGCTCATATTTGGTCTATAATATCATTGAAGGAATCTCTTTGGGTTCGCTGGATTCATACTTACGAACTACGTGGTAAGTCTTTTTGGGAGGTTCCTTTAAAAGGTTGTGTGACATGGGGATGGCGAAAGCTTTTGCAAGCTAGGAACCAGGTTAGGCCTTTTTTCTACACTCAAATTGGTGATGGTTTAAGCACATCGGCATGGTATGATAATTGGTGTTATGGCCCTCTTATTTCACATATATCACCAAGGATCATTAATAATGTTGGATTTCATCTTAATACTAAAGTGGCCGAGGTTATTGATAATGAGGTATGGGCATGGCCAACTTCTTGGAACACGTTCTTTCCTAACCTTGTGCCATTCCCTCTTGTAAATGGGGTTACAGATCGTGTTTTCTGGAAGAATAGATATGGATTGTTATTACAATTTTCGGTTTCTGTTGCTTGGGAGGATCTACGACAGCGAAGTAACGAAGTCTCTTGGCATAGGCTGGTTTGGTTTCCtcaatatattttgaaacattCTTTCATTTTATGGTTAGTTATGAGACGCAGGTTGAAGACCCAGGATCTGTTACAGCAATGGGACGTCTCAACCTCTAATGCATCGCCATTGTGTTCTTTATGTGGACATGTAGCTGATTCCCACGATCATCTCTTCTTTGAATGTGATTTTTCTTCTAAGGTGTGGGATTCTTTGAAGATTAAGGCTGAATTACAAGGTACTTCTCATGAATGGAAATCAATTATTACTAATATGTCCGGGAGGGCTTCTTCGAATTCAATTGCAAATGTCGTATCTAAATTATTGTTAGCTGCTACTACTTATTACGTATGGCAAGAGCGCAACCAAAGACTGTTTGGAAGCAATAGAAGGACGACACATCAATTGGTGGATGCCATTGTTCACACAGTTAGATTAAAGTTGATGACATGTCGGTTCAAGAAAACTAGGCGTGTGGAGCGGTTTCTGAGTGCATGGGATCTTCCTGTTTCTTTACTTTGCTGT atggATTGCTTGGAGGAAATTTTCTTAAATCCAAATGCGCCGGAAGGTGTAAATGATGAGTTTGTGTACGAAGAGCCCGATGATGAATTTGAATCCCCAGATGTCCGTGCTGAATTTGATTACGATCACGATGTTTTTTATACCAAGGAG gTGTTTGACACACACATAGATTTGGTAGACTAG
- the LOC122597007 gene encoding uncharacterized protein LOC122597007: protein MDPEEWGKLLRFYTRDDRVKRAETNKTNRSKQAVGTQGRRSISLAHDRALAKHHNENKEGPPPTWESTWAATHRLQPPEVASRLEAAQVRHSQDPAPTPPTQLFPEAFGSRSGHQRGLGRILRGFGSHDFPVELPQPHYGPPEGQSGSSSGPSGSYSGPSGSQPSGYYVDLNQPGDEYFDPRQLWDGTSAHYRPPSGEFGSLSDMSGFFSGTGSVSGPGVGDDNAGEDDDGSGD, encoded by the exons ATGGACCCGGAAGAGTGGGGAAAACTATTGCGTTTCTATACGAGGGATGACCGGGTCAAGCGGGCCGAGACAAACAAGACAAACCGGTCCAAACAGGCGGTGGGGACTCAGGGTCGGCGATCTATTTCTCTTGCCCACGATCGGGCGTTG GCCAAGCACCATAACGAAAATAAGGAGGGGCCACCGCCCACGTGGGAGTCGACTTGGGCGGCAACCCACAGACTACAACCTCCGGAAGTTGCG TCCCGTCTGGAAGCTGCGCAGGTGAGACATTCACAGGATCCTGCACCGACACCTCCAACCCAGTTGTTCCCGGAAGCGTTTGGATCGCGATCGGGACATCAGCGTGGACTAGGGAGGATTCTCAGGGGTTTCGGATCCCATGATTTCCCTGTTGAGTTGCCGCAACCACATTATGGACCTCCGGAAGGCCAATCTGGATCCTCCTCCGGCCCGTCTGGATCCTATTCTGGCCCCTCTGGATCCCAACCTTCCGGCTACTATGTTGACTTGAACCAGCCTGGTGATGAGTATTTCGACCCCCGCCAGTTATGGGATGGGACATCGGCGCATTATAGACCTCCATCAGGGGAATTTGGTAGCTTGTCGGATATGAGTGGATTTTTTAGTGGAACAGGCTCTGTATCCGGACCAGGTGTGGGTGATGATAATGCCGGTGAGGACGACGACGGTTCCGGTGATTag